GGCGCATTCGGCGGCTCCGCGTTCCCTCGGGACTCCTGCTCCATTTCGCCGACGTCGCTGAGCCGGATCGTACGAACTTCGGCACCGTGCCTGTCACGGCCCCGCTCTGCCGAGCAGGTGCCAGCCGACTTTCTGGTGGCTTCTGGGGTGGTGCCAGGCAAGGTGGGCCCATCCGAGGGACCGCGAATCGGCTGGCACTTTCTGCCGGCACGACGGGCCGCAGTCGGTGGGCACGCAGAGGCTGGAGATTCTCGTCCGGCTTGATAACGAGCAAATAGAGCGCTCATATGAGCGCTCATGAAGCTCATGAGCGCGAGCCCGTTCGGCGGTCGCACGCGCACCCGCGTGCTGGTGGCGTTGAGCCTGCTCGAGACCAGCTTTCCGCGCGAGCTGGCGCGTCTGCTGGCCGCCCCGGTGTCCGGCGTCCGGCAGGCGCTCGCCAGCCTCGAGCGCGACGGTCTCGTGGCCGGCCGCCTCGTCGGCAAAACCCGTCTGGTTCGCCTCGATCCGGGCTACTTTGCTCGTCGGGAGCTCGCGTCGTACCTCGCGAGACTCGCCGACGCGGAGCCGGAATTGCGATCGGGCGTGAGCCAGCTGCGCCGCCGGCCCCGCGCGACGGGCAAACCGCCTTGAAGATCACGGCGAGCACTCCGCTCGAGAAGGTGGCCGTCGCGGTCGGTGAAGCGCTCGCCAGCCACGGGATCCGTGCGGTCCTGACGGGTGGGGCCTGCGCCGGGATCTACTCCGGAGGACTCTTCTCCTCGCAAGACGTGGATTTCGTCCTCGCCGGCCACGTCGATCTCACGCGCCTCGATGACGCGATGGCCACTCTCGAATTCGCTCGAAAGGGAAACCGCTACGTGCATCCTCGGTCGCCCTTCTGGGTCGAGTTTCCCCGCGGGCCGCTCGGCGTAGGCACCGACCTGGACGTGCGGCCGGTGCCGCTGCGGTCGTCCCGTCGGACGACGCTGGCGCTCTCGCCGACGGATTCCTGCCGCAATCGTCTCGCGGCCTTCTTTCACTGGTCCGATCGCCAGAGTCTCGCCGTCGCGGTCGAGATCGCCCATCGGCACGACGTCGACCTCGCGCGGATCCGGCGTTGGAGTCGAGTCGAGGGGCACGCCGTTCGCTTCGCGGAGTTCGAGCGCGAGCTCGAGCGCCGGAAGCACAGTCGCTGAATCCGAGACCCGCCAGACCGTTGGATCGAAAAGGGAATTGGTGGACCAACTCACTCCGAGTTCGAACACCCCTGGAGATTCGAACACCCTGGTTTCCTGGCTTCGGGAAGTCGCGGCGCTGAGGCAGGCCGCATGATCGTGGGCCTGCCTCCGGTTCCCGTACGCCGTCCCCGGAGGAGCCCGCAAGGGCGCCGCCTCGGGGCCGGCGTCCCTCTCTGGTATCCGCTGCCCGGCAGCGGTGCGGAGGGGCCCAATGGCTGGAAGTACCGCTTGGAAGTCCGCGACCCCGCAGCTCTCGTTGGTGCTCCCTGGCGTTCCAGCGTCACAGTTTCATTCTACAGATGTTGAGATCGGATCGCGCAAGGCCAGGCGCTCCGGCAGCCTGATCCGGCAGGCGCTCTACCTCGACCAGGAGGACGCCTACGCCGCCGGCGAGGTCGGCTTCCTGGCCCGGGCGCTCGTCCAGGCGACGCTCCCCCACAGCGACCCGAAGGCCAACGAGTTCGTCCGGCGCAACGGGCATTTCACGCTCTCGATCCTGGCCCCGAAGGACGTAGGGCTGCCCTACGGCCGCTACCCGCGCCTGGTCCTCGCCTACCTCACGACCGAGGCGGTGCGTCGCAAGAGCCCCGACGTCGAGCTCGGCAGCCACTTCTCCCACTTCTGCGCCGCCCTTGGCATTCCGCCGACGACCGGCCCGCGAGGCTCGCTACCGATGCTCCGGGATCAGCTCCAGCGACTCTTCGCCTCGACCTTCCAGTGCATCTTCCACGACGAGAGCCAGGGGCGGCACGCCGGCGACGGCTTCCTGATCGCCGAGAAGCGGGAGCTCTGGTGGGACCCTCGGCCCGGCAAGGGCGAGGCCGCCTGGGGCTCCCACGTCGTCCTTTCCGACCGGTTCTACCGGGAGGCGACCGAGGCGCCGGTGCCACTCGACCTCCGGGTGCTTCGCGCCCTGCGGTCGCCCTTTGAGATCGACATCTACGTCTGGCTGACATGGCGCTTCTTCCGGCTCCGCAGGCCGGTGACGATCCCGTGGGCGTCCCTGGCGCTCCAGTTCGGGTCGGGGTACGCGAACCCGCGGCACTTCAAGAAGCGGTTCCTGGGCTACCTGCGGAGCGTCATCGACTACTACCCCGAGATTCGACTCGAGAGCGCCTCGAGTGGGCTCCTGCTCAGGCCATCGCCAACCCATGTCGAACCGCAGGTGTCGCGGCGGCCCAGAGCGCATGCAGCCGGGATAGGCATCGGATTGCGGGGCCGCGAGTCGATCTAGTCCCACCAACTGGTTGGGCCGGCGATGGTGGCGCGCTTCTGCCGGCTCTCAACAATCAGGCCACTCGGCGTCCAGTACACCCGACGGATAGGGTCTCTCGAGAGCACGGAGCCCACATAGCTTCCATCCTCGTTCAACCAGCGGAACCGGTTCTTCTCCAAGAGCCCGATTCCCGTTTGCGCGACGATGAGGTCTCCGCCATCGGTTGTGTCCACCACGGCGTGGAGCGTCTCCCCTCGAAGAACGTACAAGCGCGTGTCGGTGAGGAAGTACAGGAAGTCCCCGGTGTCAGCAATGCGATGTGGGGCAGTTCCAGTCTGGAAGACGCGCAGTGGATTTCCAGACGGACTCACCTGGACGATTTGTCCGGAAGCGCTCGCGAGGAACGCCTCGTTCGATCTGCCCGCGAACGCCGCCGCGTTGATCCAGTCAGAGGCGTGCAGCTCGCTCACCTGCATGCTGAAGCTGATCGAGAGGTTCTGCCCGCCCACCTGCACGCTCGTCTGGCCGAGTCTCTTCTCGTACTTGACGCCCGTGTACGCCGACAAGGACGCCAGGTCGAGGCCCGTGAGCAACTCAGCAGCGCTCGTGATCTCCTTCATGCGCTCTTCGGACTTGGGATCTCCGGGGTTGAGATCTGGATGCCACCGCCGCGCCAGCTCCCGGTACCGGCTCTTGAACTCGTCCTGTGAGAACGGAAGCTGGAGGTCCATGACTGCGAGTGCCTTGGAAACCTCGTCGCTGGTGCCAACTTGGGCTGCCTCTCCTGAGACTGGGCGCCACTCCTCCTTGATGGGGAACTTCAGGCCCCATAGCCCGCGCCCGTCGGCCGTCAGGCACCAGGCCTCGTCCACACCGGAGACGATGTAGCGGGAGTTGTCGCAGGACAGAGCGACGGACCGCAGGCAGTTCTTGAGTCTCGTTCGATCGAGATCCAGCCTCTTGCAGAGCCTCTCGACCTCGAGATCGCCCGACATCGGCGTCTCGATGAACGGGCGAAGGTCGGCGTCGTAGGCATGAAGCACACACTCACGCGAGAGCGCGATGAGGCCGTTCCCGAGAGGATTCGTGGCAACGCGATAGACATCGTGAAGCAACGGAGCAGAGGCAGAAGTCTCCCCCCTTGGACCGTAGCGAACGGCTGAGGCCCTGGCATTGGGAAAGGCGGCTGCCTTGCCGAGATCGTCGAGCAGGAGGAGGCCTTGGTTGATCGAATGGAACTTCCGAAAGGCCGGATCGGGCCGTTCAGCCGTCGGGATCTTCTCGGTTGTGGTGATCCTCCAGGTCGGCGCTTCCCGTACCTCGAAGGCTTCGTCTGGGATCTCGATCGCTGTCGCCACACGCCCCTGGGCTGCCTCCTCCCAGCGAAGAGGCGCCCGCGGCAGGGGCACGAGCGGGATCCTGCTGGTGTCGATCTCGACGAGTCTCAAGGGCGCGCGGTCGACTCGGTGGGAACGCACCTCCCTGGCAGGCTGGGGCGCTGGAGCCTCCGCAGCATTCGCCATGTACAGTGCGTAGGTCGATCCCTGCCTCACTCTTCGGATGCGTCCCGCCTTCTCGAGCCAGGAGATCAAGGTCGCGAGTCTTCTCCCGTCGTCGAATCCGACGAGTACCTTGATGCTGGTCTGCGGGCACCCGGGACGAGCTTCGATCGCCTTAGAGATCTTGCCGAAGAGGTCCAGGTTCTCGAGGTGACGCTGCGGCTCGTCCTTCCATGGGGCGAGCTCCGGAACCGACTCGACGATCCTCTTCATCTCCGCGAGCGCGTCGCGATCTCCTGCGAGGGCGAGCATGATCCCGCCCTGTTCGAGGCCTGGGATTCCCTGGAGGTCGAACGAGCCGTATTCGCGCTTCGTGCTGCGGACCAGCGCTGGCAGCTGGTTCAGGTTCTTTCTCGCGAGAGTTGCGGCCGTCGCGTAGTCGCGGGCCGACACCGCCTCGAGCATTCGCCCCATGGTCTCGAAGTAGGGTGTGCTTCCAGCGGCACCTTGTGTGGCAGCGGATTGGCTGTCGAAGACAGGCCGTTCCGGTTGCGCGTCGATCGCAGCCGACTGGCGCGAGGCGCCCGGGTTTGGTGACCCACTGCGACCGAAGAGATCCTTCAGGAAGCGCAGCATGAGCCCTCATCGTGGCGGTCCAAGGCGAACGCTGTGGTCTCGGCGGTCAATTGGATGGCGGCCCTGCTACCTTTGCCAGCTCAGTCCGAAGCCCCTCTTGGACCGCTCGAAGTCGCGGATTCTCGGGATACCTCTGCAGCCCCTGCTCGATCACGGACATAGCGCGCTCAAGCAACTCGAGCCGCTTCTTCGGGGTCTTGAGTTTGGCCGCCTTCTCGGACAATCCAACGGCCTCGTTGACGAGCACCTGCGTCGGAAAGGATTCGGCAAGCCCCTCCATGGAGACCCTGAGCGATTGCCTCGTATAGGCGGGGAGTCCCATCGCCGCTGCCTGGTGGTACGCCTCGATCGCCAGCTCGTAGCGTGCCGTAGCAGTCTCCGGGTTCTTCGACGAGAGTGCGATGTTGAGGGAATCAGTGAAGATCTCGAGCATGCGCTGAGCGTCGAAGGTCCCGGCGTATTGCCCGGAGTACCGTGAGGACGAGCGAGGGGGTATCGGCGAGTTCATTGAATCTCCTCCACGCCTTCGGCAAGCTGGGCTGCCGAGCCATCTTGGCGCCCTCCAGCCAGATCTGCAACCGATGAAAGTGTGACGCCGCCGATGGAACCAGCCTAGTCGGCATCCGCCGGCAGAGGCGTGTAGACGATGACCTCCTCAGCCTGTCCGGCGGGGAGGCCCGGTAGTCGGGGTCGGCTCGGCCGCTGCCCTGCCGCGACCCTGGCCCAGTAGCCGCGTGGGGGGACGGGGATTCGAAGACGCTTGCAGGCCTTGGCGAGTCCGCGGCCGGACAGTCCCCACTCGGTGGCCAACGTCTCCACCGGCACCGCCCACACGCGTTCGAACAGCTTCTGGCGGTCGAGGCGGACCTCGATCGCGCCGGAGCGCCAGTTGCCAATGCGCTCGGTGCGGTAGAGGATCGCTGCCGCTTTGGTGGCGGTTGGCTTCGGGCGCTCGATGTCCAGTTTGTCGAGCATCTCCCGTGCTCGGGTCGGACGGGAGCGATCGAACGCGCTCCGAGCGAGTCGGCTTTCCGGTATCAGGCCGACCTTCTTCATGCGGTTCCGGATGCTCCCCGTCCTGGCCAGCTCCGAGAGAACCTCCTTCGAGCAGTGGTCGTCGGTCGCGAGCAGCCGCATCACGTCGGTGAACTCCCAGTCGCTGCAACGGAGAAGGTCTCGCCGTGCGCTCGCGATCACGCCAGGGGACGCCGCCTGCCATCGGACGCCCGTGGCGAACAGCACTCGGAGCGCCTCGATCGGTCGATGCTCGCGGAAGCGGTACTGAATGCGAGCCAACTGGATCGCGATGACCGCACCGGCGTCGGTCGGTGGTTTCTGGCGGAGCAGGATCGCGACCACATTCTCGTTGGCCGCCGAGCGGTACAGCTCGTCGAAGTCGTCCAAGGTCGGATCCGGCTCGAGCTTCTCGAGGATCACCGCGTGCCCACTGCCGCAGGCGGCCTCGATCGCGCTGTGTCGATCCTCGTCTTCCGGCTCGTTGTCGACGTATTCCAGGTAGCTAAGCCACGGTACGTGGGCGTGCGGGTCCGCGCCGGCCCAGAGGCAGAGCATCACGCCCTTCTCGTGCCCTTCTCCCGCGTGGTGGGCAAGGGCGATGTCCAGTTCCGCCTGCAATCTGGGGTCGCCGGTCCGATGCCGCTTGACGAAGCCGAAGAGCGGTTTGTTGCTCGTGTGCTCGCCGAGCGCGTGAGCGATGGCGTGATCCTTCGTGAGGTCCAGCCCGAGGCCGAGAAAGCGCTCGAAGAGCTGCGAGTCGTAGGTCGCGAGGAGAGTGTCGACGCAGACGGAGCGCGGGTTGGCGCCCCAGGCCAGGAGCAATTCGAGCAGATCCTGTCGGCGCATCGACAGCGCCGTATCGAGCGGATTCTTCGGTTCGAGGGTGAGATCGTAGCCGTTGGCCAGGAGCAGCAGAGTCAGGGCTTGGTCTTGGCGCTCCAACGCGATTCCGAGCGCCGTACCTTGCCGCCGACGCTCCGGAGATCCAGCCGCGAGCTGCAGCGGTCGCCCGGCCTGAATCCAGCGCTCCACGTCGTAGAGCCGGCCGGATCGGCAGAGCTCGAGGAGCTCCGCGAGGTCTCCCGGCGCGGCGGTGAGTCGCGCTGGACGTCGTGGGTCACCGGGCGAAGGGTTCGTCCTCGGGTCGACGAACGACACAGCACGAGGCTGATTGGAGGTCGAGGCCATCTCCAGGGGAGGGTAATCGAACAGGGCAGAACCGCCCTCGTGTCCGGACTGGCGCTTGCGCGAAAGTTAACCCAGGGTTAACATTCGTGCGATGACGTCCCCTGCTCGAATTCGCCGGTCGCCTGACTGGGACTCCCTCTTCGAAGTGGCCCAGGGCCAGGATGGCTACTTCACGACGGCCCAAGCGGCGCAATCGGGGTACTCGCGCCCCCTCCTGCACAAGCACCTGGCCGGCAGGAAGATCGTGCGCGCACGGCGTGGTGTCTATCGGGTCGTGCATTTCCCGGCCAGCGACCGGGAGGACCTTGTTGTCCTTTGGCTCTGGAGCGAGCAGGCGGGAGTGTTCTCGCACGACACGGCTCTGGCGCTCCACGACCTCTCGGACGCTCTGCCGAGCAAGGCGCACCTCACGCTGCCGGCGGCGTGGGGTCGTCGGCGCCTGCGTGTGCCCGCGGGTCTCGTGCTCCATTTCGCCGACATCGGCGAGCGGGATCGCGCGAGCTTCGGAGCCGTTCCGGTAACGGCACCACTTCGGACCCTCAGCGACTGCATCGAGGCTGATCTCGCGCCCGAGCTCCTCGACCAGGCGATAAGCCAGGCGCGCCGTCGAGGGCTGATCTCGGCTGCCGATGAGGCTCGCCTTCGCAGCCAGCGAAGCGGACGCCGGGCGGAGTCGCGATGACGGTACGCCAGTATGCGACGCCCCTCGCCTTCAAGCAGGCGCTGGAACAGCGGCTCAGGTCGTCGTCGGCGACCGGCACGGACTTCGGCCGACGCCGGCAGCTGCTCGTGTTCGACCGTTTCCTCGCGCGACTCGGAAGGGTCGCTGGCGATGCGGTGGCGCTCAAGGGCGGGCTCGTGCTCGAGCTGCGCCTCGAGCGCGCTCGCACGACGAAGGACGTCGACCTGCGAATGATGGGGTCGCCGGCGGACGTGCTGGAGCTCCTCCAGGAGGCCGGCCGACTCGACCTCGGCGAGCACATGAGGTTCGAGATTCAGCCGGACGGCGAGCACCCCGAGATCCAGAACGAGGGGATGCGCTACGAGGGCTACCGCTACCGAGCCGAGTGTCGGCTGGCCGGAATGATCTACGGCCGCCCGTTCGGCGTCGACGTGGCCTTCGGTGATCCGCTGATCGGTGCCCCAGACGTCATCACTGCGGAAGACACGCTTGCCTTCGCCGGCATCGCTCCGCCGGCGATCCGCCTCTATCCCGTCGTTACTCACATCGCCGAGAAACTCCACGCGCTTACGATGCCGCGACTGCGCCCGAACACCAGAGTGCGAGATCTTCCGGACATCGCGCTGCTCGCAACGACCGGCGAGATCGACGGGAGCCTGCTTCGACAGGCCATCAATAGGACGTTCGAGTTTCGGAGCACGCACGCGGTCCCGGCGGCGTTGCCGGATCCGCCAGAGTCCTGGGAGGCGCCGTACGCCGCGATGGCAGTGACGGACGCTCTACCGTGGCCAACGCTCGAGCGAGTCGGACAGGCTGTCTCATCATTCCTGGACCCGCTGCTTCGGTCGGACACAGTTTCCACTTGGAACCCGGGAGACTGGAGATGGTTGTGACAGAAACCCAGAGCCCAGTCCGCCGCGACGCGAGGTGTTGATTGTCTGATCCCTCTCGCCCGGAACGGACAACGCCCGAATCGGGCCGTCGCGGGGAAAGCCCTTACGCGACGGGCGGAGGTGGTTTCACCTTCGAGCGTCGTGTTGCGGTGACCTACCTCGCGCGACTCCTTACGGGTGACACCTCTGGTGAGCTGGACGGCCGCTACGTCGAGCGGGTGTCGTTTCAGCAGGCTCCGGAACACCCCGTCGACGATCTGGTCATCGCAGCTTCACGAGAGTGTGGGACCGATCCTTTGACGCTCGAGGTCGCCGTTCGAAGAGCGCCTGCGTTCACCACGAGCGACGCGGACACTGAGCACCTCGTCGGCAAGCTGCTTGCCTCGATTCGACTGGCCACGGCCGGGAATGCAGACCGGCGCGTGGCCATCTGTGTTGCCGGCCCGCAGCCGGCGGCGCGGGAGGTCGAGCAGCTCGCGGGACACGCTCGCCAGCAGGCCAGTGCCCAAGGACTCTTCACCCTGATTCGCACGCCCAGCCGATTGTCAAAGAGTGTGCGCGCCCGGCTCCAGCAC
This genomic window from Holophagales bacterium contains:
- a CDS encoding pirin; amino-acid sequence: MAGSTAWKSATPQLSLVLPGVPASQFHSTDVEIGSRKARRSGSLIRQALYLDQEDAYAAGEVGFLARALVQATLPHSDPKANEFVRRNGHFTLSILAPKDVGLPYGRYPRLVLAYLTTEAVRRKSPDVELGSHFSHFCAALGIPPTTGPRGSLPMLRDQLQRLFASTFQCIFHDESQGRHAGDGFLIAEKRELWWDPRPGKGEAAWGSHVVLSDRFYREATEAPVPLDLRVLRALRSPFEIDIYVWLTWRFFRLRRPVTIPWASLALQFGSGYANPRHFKKRFLGYLRSVIDYYPEIRLESASSGLLLRPSPTHVEPQVSRRPRAHAAGIGIGLRGRESI
- a CDS encoding nucleotidyl transferase AbiEii/AbiGii toxin family protein, with protein sequence MTVRQYATPLAFKQALEQRLRSSSATGTDFGRRRQLLVFDRFLARLGRVAGDAVALKGGLVLELRLERARTTKDVDLRMMGSPADVLELLQEAGRLDLGEHMRFEIQPDGEHPEIQNEGMRYEGYRYRAECRLAGMIYGRPFGVDVAFGDPLIGAPDVITAEDTLAFAGIAPPAIRLYPVVTHIAEKLHALTMPRLRPNTRVRDLPDIALLATTGEIDGSLLRQAINRTFEFRSTHAVPAALPDPPESWEAPYAAMAVTDALPWPTLERVGQAVSSFLDPLLRSDTVSTWNPGDWRWL
- a CDS encoding winged helix-turn-helix transcriptional regulator — encoded protein: MKLMSASPFGGRTRTRVLVALSLLETSFPRELARLLAAPVSGVRQALASLERDGLVAGRLVGKTRLVRLDPGYFARRELASYLARLADAEPELRSGVSQLRRRPRATGKPP
- a CDS encoding type IV toxin-antitoxin system AbiEi family antitoxin domain-containing protein, producing the protein MTSPARIRRSPDWDSLFEVAQGQDGYFTTAQAAQSGYSRPLLHKHLAGRKIVRARRGVYRVVHFPASDREDLVVLWLWSEQAGVFSHDTALALHDLSDALPSKAHLTLPAAWGRRRLRVPAGLVLHFADIGERDRASFGAVPVTAPLRTLSDCIEADLAPELLDQAISQARRRGLISAADEARLRSQRSGRRAESR
- a CDS encoding J domain-containing protein: MDLQLPFSQDEFKSRYRELARRWHPDLNPGDPKSEERMKEITSAAELLTGLDLASLSAYTGVKYEKRLGQTSVQVGGQNLSISFSMQVSELHASDWINAAAFAGRSNEAFLASASGQIVQVSPSGNPLRVFQTGTAPHRIADTGDFLYFLTDTRLYVLRGETLHAVVDTTDGGDLIVAQTGIGLLEKNRFRWLNEDGSYVGSVLSRDPIRRVYWTPSGLIVESRQKRATIAGPTSWWD